GCCACTACCGTTCATGTCGTCCCAGTAGCGGACGGACTTACCCTGCAGCTCCTCGTCTGGCACGATCCAGCTGTACTTGTTGGGCACGTACAGCTGCGTCAGGTCGCAGGGCTTGCTCATCTTGATCCCGAACCGTCGTCCCGTCACCTGCGACAGTAGGAAGACCGAGAGAAGCCCCCGCTGTCTGTCTCCCCATCCCCCGCACGATCTTTTTTTGTCGCAGATGAAGATCAGGTAACGGTGGGACAGAGAGGTGGCGTTGGCGACGTGCAGCATCTGAGTCCCGTTGGCAAATTGCGGGCGAGTTGTCCCACCTTGTACAGGGGGCGCAACACTCAGCGTGGAGTTGCTGCCCTTCCTCGAATCTGGACGTTTGGCACTCGTGGAGGTTTGTCCTCGGTCTGCTGTTTGACCAGCGCTTTCTCCTTTCCCTGGGGTAGGAGGCTTTCCATGGCTGATGCCATGGCGAGTTGTCCTGTTAGAATGAAACTGCCATTCATCATGCTGATTTTGATGGAAACGGTCTTGGTCTTTACCAAGTTCATGCTCCACGAAAGGACTTTGTCCAGGTGATGAGGTGTTTAATTTCCCCCAAAGCTGCTTTTTGACCTTTGGCCCTGAAAAACCTGACCACCATGTTCtctcgttttcttcttttgtgttaaGGTGATGTCTTTGCCAGAAGATGTAAAGCGAAGCAAAGAATAAGATGGTGTACACTCCAGACACGACGAGCAGACATGTCATCAGCTTATTCTGCAAATGAGTTATATCTAGATATATGACCAGAATGTCCAGAGTGTAAAAACTAAAGTggaattatttcattttaaattaaaatattagcaTACGAAATGTATTAATTATTACATAACTACATATAAGTAATTTATGTACAGTAATGATCATTCAGGTCTCTCAAGTATTAATCTACAAGTTTTCGCTgacttccttcttttctccatTTAGACAAAGATTGCTGATCATCCTTACCTTACTAGAACATTACTATTGAGTGTCGATCACACTAACgtttttcaaacaaatatttcGTATAGTTATAATGAAACAggttttattaaatatcttcaATTTTTATGAATAAGTATTACCGAGTCCCCTACATTGTAAAACACATCAAAGAATTTAGCACTTTCTTGTATCTTTTCTGGGTATCTCGAACCTTCGGGGCTCTTGTGTCACCAGGAAGTCAGACGAAACTTTAACCTTGTTTAGTCAGTTGCAAAGTAATAGACGGGGTGCACACGAAATTTGTATTATAGGTTAGAGTTTGAATTAACGAACAACATTCTTTGAAAAATAGTAATACAGAAGCAAGAGGTTAACACATACCGTGACCTCTACTACATCattcacaccacacactacacacctgcatgcacacacctagacatgattttgtttatcctttttatgttttctgtcttgCTCAGCCGGTAGGTAGTCAACCATGTCACCTCCTTATGTCCCTAGTTAGAAGAAGAAGTACTGGCAACAACATGTACAAGAGGTAAGACGAGAGGGTCGATCCTGTGTAGCTTCCACTTACCGCCATACGGGTGTGTCCACGGCCCGCCTCACCTGATGAGTGTGAGTGTCGGGTGGAGGGGGAGGCAGTGCTCCACTGGTAGACgagtcacacacaaacacaccgcgTCACCTAGTGAGTCGGGGGACCAACCACAAACCCTCCCtgaccctccacacacaccttGCTGTTTCCTCCACCTATCGTCGTGCCACGGACCAACGACTGCGGGGTGGTGGTGTGTCGTCTGCCAGCTGAGACTGTGAGCCAACATTTGTACAAAGTGTACACACTCCCCCACTGCCGCCCTGTCTTCAGGTGGCAGTCACCAACTGCCTGTTGCTGGCTGGAGACACCTTTCCCTGAAGTCGCACTCGCTATAAAATGTAATTGAAAGGCCAGGTCTGAATAAAGGGAATGTAAATATATGCAAGCTCTCCCTTACATCGTTCTGACAGGTACACGAATACGAGAATCTGTTAGCTTCTCTCTTTAGaagcaaataagaaaaacaaacaaacaaactcggagagcagaaaagaaataaaagaaaacaaaaatgtaagagTTAGgaaattctaaataaataaataatctacttttctctttttaatttgctttatcTATTCTATTTGTACGACACCAGAGACACCCtccataattttgttttctttaacaataGCATATTGCATCAAAAGAACCATATACTTCATACTGCGTCTGATCAACAAAATCAAACATTGATTATTGTATTGATTCCAAAACTCAAACTGTATTCAGCTTTAGATTATCTAAATCATTCCAGAGtatacaatatttgtttttaaatattgtctTTATATACAATTTCTATGTTGGACCATGTCTTAATTCtctcttgtatgtgtgtgggagagactTCAgtatcatgtgtgtgtgtcactgtgtcctGTTTGTAACCATCCCATCTCTACTATCATGTTCACCGAGGTTTTATTTTCTCGTCCACGCGTTCTTGGCTCGGTTTCACCAGAAACTTTTATAGTTTATACGTAACCACGAGGGAGGGGCCTGGACATCCCACATACGTTGAAAGAGTGTCATTGTCTCCgatcttatttttaaagttcaaagcACTCACAGTCTTGTATCACTCACAAACGAAAGAAATGAGAGTGTGACCCCCATATGATACatgtcctgtctgtcctgtgtACAGAACTACACCTAGCAACGCCTGTGTGTCTTCACTCTCATCGTGAAGCTCTCGGACATTCTTGGTAACCAGGCAACACCTAGTGTCAGGCCTCGTGTTAATGACACTAAATAGCTCCACGTCCATGGTCCTCACTCCCAGCTGTCCAAACTGAGGTTCATGAACTACACAGGCACTGCTGTCGGTCGTTCTGTACAAATGTGAACAGATATGATGTGGTGGCTAAACTGTCATATTTCCTTTGCAAgtgataaaaattttgaaagtatTCAACCTGAAAGCTTTATCGAGACAAAGATACACAAGTGTACGGCAGACCTGCTTTGCTTTGTGAAAACGGTTTCAGTTTCAAATGACGAAATGCCAGTACATGTAAGTTCAGTGAACCACCTCGACAAGTGGTAAAGTTCAGATAATGTTTCAACAATTTAGTAAATGCATGCTATGCCGGTGTCACATTATGTGTGTCCGCCTTTGTCAACATCTATAAACATGTGATGGTAGCTTGCAGACAGTAAACAGCAAATATAAATGTCGTGATTGTCAagcttcatgtttctttttgagaactactttcagaaacatttatttcatcattgTGAATAGACCGTCATAGTAAAGTGCaaagttcaaacatttttaacaccATGAGTTATTTGTATTGCGCAGAAGTGCCACCACACACAAGCCAAATAATCCCTGGGGTTAGGATAAATTATTCAAGTCCGGGACAGAATCTAGGCTCTACATGTTAAAAGTGCacgaagaaaatgaaaataacctTGACATCAATGAGTAACCATTCACactgtcaaaaacatttatatgagctaattattacaaaaaagggaaaaggtCCATTGACATGTGGTTACCCGTTACAAAAGCtgtcacacaaacataatttatCTTCTATCTTCAAAGCCAAGCAAAACTCAGTGTCAGTCtagtaattattttgttaagtCTTCGTCCTGATGTTAATCCTAAATACGGAATGAAATTCCAAATCCGGTATTAGTGACCTTTTGATCAGTGCTCAAATGCTTTGGCAGCCACTTCACCGGCACATTAGGCCTCGTTCTGATTTCAAGATGGCGCTACAATGACAATGTAAGATCTTCGTGGCATAAGCGGTTAAGACAGCGGTTAGGCAGAGAAAGTCCACAGAGACAGGTGTGACAGGCTGTGTGCTGTGACAATCTGTACACCTGCCCAATCATGGCCCCCAGTGCCTGACCCACTTGGCTGATGAAGGCGAGGGTTGTGAATACTCTGAGTGTCCTAAAACAAGTAAGGCAAGACGGGTTATGACACCGCGCTCTCGACAAACAAGCCTCGGTTAGGTTATTCGAGACTTAGTTATAGCGACAGAACCTCGCACACTCTCCGCCTCACCCCTCATGTCTCGCCTTTCATTACAATATCAGTCTTCTGATGACTGTTTCCTAACATAACTCATGTACTGTGATGTCGACCGATTTATTAACAGTACAAGCCATATAGTgtgattatttctctcactctatgcctattttatctttcaaaacattCCCATCTTATTGTATCTCGCCATAGTGTGATCTGCAAACCATGGCACAAATATCTGACTAAACTTACCCTCTGACCATTAGTCCATGTCCTGTCCTTATTAGCCTCTCACTATCTGTCACCTCTCAGGCCTGTCTCTCAGGTCTTCTCTGGCGTTGGATGCTGGTGACCTCTCACCTCAGACACTAATGATGTCGCGGTCACCCCCGGTTTCGCCGGATGCACAATCGCAGTCACTCAGCCGCCACAATCACACAGCCACTCGTTCAACCAGAGGCGGGACACGATGATGTTCGTGATGAGATGAACGGtacaataaacaatttatttacacacaaaagATGGATGAAACAGCGGCACACACACCACGGCCATAGCGCTGGGGTAGCCAGTGGGTCAGTCGAGTTGCTCACTGACACCTGTAAGGTGAGTGATTACGTAAGCAGAGAATTTCAGATCCAGTACAGGTGAGCGCCTCTTGCACTGCGACAAGTTTGTTGTTCAAACGTGTTCATGTTCTTTGTTCGGGTGTCCTGGGGTGTGTGGGGTACGCGCGTGCATGAAGCGTGAGCTGGGGGAggtgggtgtggtggtgtgtatgtTGACGTCATCAGCGAGGAGCATAGACGATGACACTTTCCTCAGTCACACTTGTCAGTGAATAGCTTGTCTTGTCAGGGACTTTGTCGGTCAGTTCATGTCAATGAGGTGTTTGGGCTGTGCGTCGTCtgatttgttgttttccttattagcttttttttttttaatcctacaTGTGTACGTGTTATCTTTCCTCAGTTATCAGATTTCTTTTCCAAGATTTCTTCCTTGATAACTGAATTCTGTTCTGTTACTAAACTCCTCACTCGACCACAACATTCATCCTTGGTTACTGGATTCCTTCCTCAATTATAAATTTTGTCCTTATCTTCTGGAATTTTTCCTTGGTTATTGAATTTCTTGATTAGTTTGATCGTTCATGTGTTTGAGTGAACATCAGAACAAGCAAGCgatggacagacagaaaacGCATTTCAGACACACACCAGAACAATCAGAAGTATATTACTAGCCGGCCAGACAGCCAAGCAGCCAGCAGGTTGTAGCCACATCAACCCCAGCAGCGACATGTTGCTGTGCGTGTACCTCCAGCATCCTCGGTGTCTGCAGTCGCCcgtgattgatgatgatgccgGAGCACGTGTTGCAGGAGGAGTCTGCGACACCTGGCACCGCGACCTGACTAACGCCATCGTCACGTGCTGCACTGGTCACTTCCGCTAACGTGTCCTTGCTCGCTGTTTGCTGTCGTTAGTCTGTCGACACACACCGTCAGCGCACGGCGGGCACAGCTCCAACACATCCATCCCTCCAGGAAGACGAGGCTTGCAGTCgatcactaaaacaaaaattgtggtTGTGGGATTTGCTTATGAATCACTGGGTGAACTCTGTGTTCAGTCAGGCTGTGTGGCTTGCAAGGCATCCATGCTCAGCTTCAGTGTCGAATGGTGATCCATGAATGTCAAGGTAAGTCTTTCTGGAAAAATACTTCTCGTTGTCAGGCTAACATGGAGCCTCTCTTACAATCCATTCTttgagaagaggaaaaaaagtaaaacagacTAGAATTTCTTTATTCACGTAAAACATACTTCAAAAGATGTATGTCTCCGTAACGATATCTTTATAGGTAAACAACCATGTGCAGTGCTATAGAAAGTTAACATTTCAAAGTCTCAGTGTACACGTCAGTACAAAGATGCTCGGTTTTGGTGTGGAGGGGGAAAGGGACAAACTCCATGTTGACATTGAACGACGCTCACACTCCAACATTATGAAACAAAAggagtgagtgtgtgaatgcatccacacacactcacacacggtATACACGCATCACAACAAATGCAGTGTCGTTCAGAGTTAAATGATAAAGCATTacttaacaagaaaaaaaaactcacagaaaAATACACCTGCTGGTTTCGCaagaaattattgaaaatattcgctagaaaatatttaaaataagataaactttataatccTATTAATACCATTCAGGGCTGGCAGTATACCAAAAACGCCCGTctgatgtgaaatattttatctctGGCAACAGAAAGTCCACAAGAGGATTAACACTTGCATCCGTGAGTTTGTAGCCGGCGTGTGGCTGCGTGAGGTCAACGGACAAAATGTGTTTCGGTCTGGGACAACCCGGGCCCCTGGCGGCATTGCGGAAACTCTTCGGTGGTGAGTGATACACTGATACCCACGACTCTCATTATCATTTCTCTAAGTATGTATGTACAACTATTGCCTTCTTCCCCCTCTTAACAACTATCCCCTTCCTTGATTTCTGATGCTTCAACAAGTATTCGTCGCAGTATACAGACGCGCTTGCACGTCCGCACCCACGACGGTCGCACGCTTGCGAGTAACTTCACCCTCTGCTGCAACAGTCGTGGCAACAGGTGGTCCTCAGACAATGTGTGCGGCAACTTGTGGCGGTTATCTGCTGCAGATGTGAAACATAGATTGGTCAGGCAGAGATGTGGTGAAAGTCTCAGAGTCCAATGGATGTCGGAGCAGTGAGCTGTAAGTGTTTCGCACTATGCAAGGTGGAGCTAACTCTCTCATCTCGTCCTTGATTGTCTTTCTGAAGACAGTGGACATCAATCTCTCTAAGAGGCCAGGCGGAAACACTGACGACCTTCGTTGATGTTACTCTTGGTAAGTGGATTATACTTGGAATAAGACTCGCAGTCGCTGAGCTTTCCGCTCCAAAGGTTACAATGTTCTGCGTGACTTGCCGTCCTGCCTGCCAGAGATGTAGTCCCGCAATGTCTCCTTCCGCGCCTCAGCGCAGCCATGTGTGTCGTTCTTAAGTGCAGTTTAATGCTTTTTTGTAATGTATCTCTCTCATTCACCGAGGGCAAGAAAATACGACAAAGACCCAGAGCATAAGGACACACTGATGTGCATGCAACAAATGTCAGGTTTGCGACACGTGTGCGTAACACGTCCATCAATTGCAACTACGCCATCTGCAGcagcacaacaaaaacaatcacttGATTATGTCAACAACAGCATGGCGTACCTTTGTCACACATAATCCAACTCCAGTCAGCTGTCGTCATGACTCCGTGTAACCAGCGTGACGTAggtcaacaaaaacaacttccGCCTTCACTGCTGAAAGCGATTCGCAAAGTGCTGTCCTTTCTTGCCCCTTCAGTAAGTTCTTGGCAAAGGTCGTCTGCAAGCTCGGGGTGGTCTAATCCCATTTTTTTACCTAAGTCCGGGTCCTTCACTGCCTGAGTTCCGCACTAACCGTCAACGGACGTTTAAGAGAAGAATCGTTTAAGAAGTGTTTTAATAAAAGACTCAGAACTATGATCGATAGCATCTTATTTCTACTATAAACATATGGTGCGCGTTGTTTGTATATTAAGAACTCTATACGACTTCTAGGCATAATGAATTGTGGTATACAATGTCATGGTCGTCCAATGCCCCTTTGTAGCTTCATCATCGTGTGATCCATTGtagaggatgaggaggagacacTTGGATTAGATTCTTCAACGCGAAGAAAATTATtcgaagtaaaataaaatgctgtctAGCTTGGATACATCTAATGACTGGAAGCAGCTGGAGAGATATGCCGGCGGTTAGTACTTTGCAGTGCACGACTGTGTGTTTTCAGatccacgcatgcgcaaagtATTGATCCTGTGTTGGCCACCAGGCCACCTTCTGGATGTCGCACAGTGGCAGCTGCACAAACAGGTCTGGGAccaatcaaaaataaaagtaattttcacATCGTGCTCTGTTCTCTGCATCTTCAGCTGTTTCTTCATATTTGGTTCGACGAAGCAGTCATTGCAGTATTGTCTGTGCGAGTCTGCATCCCCGtgatttgaaatatttcaatgttACCTGTGGAGTAACACAAGCGTGAACGCCGCTACCTGTCTATTGGTGACACGGCCTAGATGACATCGAGCAAATAGTTCGACGAAGGTAGGCTACCCTCCTTGTGAAATGATGGATAAGTCAGGAAGATGAAAATATAGCTGCACcggaaaacagttttaagtaagTCAACGAGTCTTCAAGGAGAAAATAATGAAGACTTTTTCatgcttgtttcttctttctttctttctttctttctttctttctttctttctttctttctttctttctttttctttctttctttctttttttctttctttcttgatttccGCATATTAATAGTATAAAGTTTAAAAGGTTTAGAGGTAAGACTCATTCAGTCCTCTTGTACTACAAGACTGCCTACCTGACTAggattttcttctttgtcttttttctgactTCAATGGACTCTAATTTATCTGCTACTTCTATTTTAGAAGTATCTCTCGGTTGCCAAAAGAGAAGGATGCTGAGACCGCgttaacacaaacaaacaagttaaCGATCAGGTGATAAACACAGTGTCAACCGACCAAGACTTCTAAATTGTTACTTTCCTCCATCTTATACCGTTATGCCG
The Pomacea canaliculata isolate SZHN2017 linkage group LG2, ASM307304v1, whole genome shotgun sequence genome window above contains:
- the LOC112556751 gene encoding uncharacterized protein LOC112556751 isoform X2; the encoded protein is MTCLLVVSGVYTILFFASLYIFWQRHHLNTKEENERTWWSGFSGPKVKKQLWGKLNTSSPGQSPFVEHELGKDQDRFHQNQHDEWQFHSNRTTRHGISHGKPPTPGKGESAGQTADRGQTSTSAKRPDSRKGSNSTLSVAPPVQGGTTRPQFANGTQMLHVANATSLSHRYLIFICDKKRSCGGWGDRQRGLLSVFLLSQVTGRRFGIKMSKPCDLTQLYVPNKYSWIVPDEELQGKSVRYWDDMNGSGGYNRLLNTIDFNQQYPEEVIYIRTNVDYFYNLRNNKLYYPKIFPKWSTNSQSVMFRNGWKILMKPSDHLQEHLDAFLSKVSYYNRTQPFVCIHFRMGRSSTMKNDAFRHNLTEVLDLWRFVDPYVNNGSRFFLATDSEEARNLTRKRFGDRVVDTGGRIVHVDLQAALPFSCEGLEVALLEQLVLMHCDVLVISNSMFSYIAAVVRGSNDNLYRLSNNGLHKFSV
- the LOC112556751 gene encoding uncharacterized protein LOC112556751 isoform X1 encodes the protein MANKLMTCLLVVSGVYTILFFASLYIFWQRHHLNTKEENERTWWSGFSGPKVKKQLWGKLNTSSPGQSPFVEHELGKDQDRFHQNQHDEWQFHSNRTTRHGISHGKPPTPGKGESAGQTADRGQTSTSAKRPDSRKGSNSTLSVAPPVQGGTTRPQFANGTQMLHVANATSLSHRYLIFICDKKRSCGGWGDRQRGLLSVFLLSQVTGRRFGIKMSKPCDLTQLYVPNKYSWIVPDEELQGKSVRYWDDMNGSGGYNRLLNTIDFNQQYPEEVIYIRTNVDYFYNLRNNKLYYPKIFPKWSTNSQSVMFRNGWKILMKPSDHLQEHLDAFLSKVSYYNRTQPFVCIHFRMGRSSTMKNDAFRHNLTEVLDLWRFVDPYVNNGSRFFLATDSEEARNLTRKRFGDRVVDTGGRIVHVDLQAALPFSCEGLEVALLEQLVLMHCDVLVISNSMFSYIAAVVRGSNDNLYRLSNNGLHKFSV